Within the Peromyscus maniculatus bairdii isolate BWxNUB_F1_BW_parent chromosome 2, HU_Pman_BW_mat_3.1, whole genome shotgun sequence genome, the region AACCCCTCCACACAGTAGGACCTGGTCTGCTTGTCAGTCTTGGAGGGTGGTGGCTTGTGTGGTGCATGAGGCAGCCTGATTGGCACTGGGGTGTCTAGACCAgccccatctatacagaccttgGCTCCCAGATCCAGGCATGTGACAACTCCAGCCACAGTGGGTTTTTATACGAGGTTGTTAATGTTTTAAGAAGTAGTAAACTATTCTTGGAGGAAGCTCTcccatatgtcttttttttttcttcctagcaTGCTGGTTCTCCACTGGGCCTGGTGGGTGTCTCAGGGATGGGGAGCTGCGCCTATGACTGCTTGGGTCCTCGGCCTCTTCCCTATTCACACTGAAGCCTTTCCTAGGGCCCATGCACATCCTTCTCTCAGCACACCCTAGGTGATGCTGCTGATCCCTGTGCTTCATTTTACCCCACTGTTCTAGAGGCCATCTTGGCAAAACCCTTCTTGCCCTTTGGTCTATGTCCTCACCAAAAAGGGCTTTGCAGAAGTAGGGGAGTACTGACCCCAGGATCCCCACATCCAGGTGGGCAGAGACTgaccttccctcttcccatgaAACAGCACAGAGACATCAGAGAGAAAGTGCTTTATGTGCTGGTCTCCAGCACAGAGGCTGTTAGCAGGCTCAGCTCCTCACTCGGACCCGCCAGGAGTAGGTAGTAAGAACACGCTGGTGCCGGCGCACCACACACGTATAGGTGCCTTCGTTGACTGCGTTGGCAATGATGCTCAGCTGTGCCTCACCCAGGGCCAGATAGCCAGGGTAGGAGAACTCCAGGGGCTCCTGGTCCTTGTACCAGCTGCAGGGGGAGGTTCCTGCATTCCTACCATGCCAAGGGCCCAGGATATACCCACCAAGGTACCCCAGGCAGCCCCAAGCCCCTCTAGACATGCCTGCCCGGTGCTGGTTACTCACTATACTTTGCCTTTCTTGTGTAGGATCCTCTGCCCACAGTGGAAGGTCATGTTCCTACCCTCTCTCACCAGCCTTGTTTTCATTCTGGTGGGTGGTGTGGTGGTAGCCACAGTGGGGAATGGGAATTCTACTCAGAGAATGGCGAAATGCCATGTCAGTGCTTCCCCCCATCAAACCAGGCCCAAGATGGAGAGAGACCTGAGTCTAAGAGGCTCCCACCCAACCCCATCTGAGCCTCCATCACCATAGCAGAAGTCACAGCTTCTGGGGCAGAGCCTCTTCATGAGCCTCTGGTGGGTATCACAAAATCCCTTTCTTGCCCAGGCTGTACACCCAAAAAGCCGGTCCAGGCAGCCTAATAGGAGGGCAACGTGTCTCAGGGTTTGCCTAGAGCCCTACCATCCATCTGCCCACCCACCTGCCCCATTGTACCCACCATAGAGCCGGTGTAATCCCCACAGCTCATCCTGAGACAGTGTCTTCCAGCCTCGCAATGTGGCATTGATGTGCATGAGCGCCTGGTGTTGCTGTGAGTGCATCAGTCCCAGCGCATGGCCGATCTCATGGGCTGCCACGTGCACCAGGTCTGTGAGCCATACGCCTGTGGGCCCCGGGGCTTAGTGCTCGGGATCCCTCAGCCCTTCCACTCCCAGTCTTGCTCCAGGAGGCCCAGCACTGATGGTAGAGCCCAGCTGCAAGCCACCCTTAGACCACAGCCAAGGAAGATAAGTTTGTTCCCAGCCTAGGCTGTGAGCTTGGCCCTCAGGAATGCAActccagctccctctccagcggtatgtgggggagggggaaggcgaGAGACTCTGGCCTGTGAGAACCAGAATTCCTCTCAAACATTCAGCCCCAGGAAATCCTTCTGCCCCAAAGACCTCTGTAGCCCACATAGTGGAGAGAATGAGGCCCCCAGGAGGAGGTCAGACCAAGGAGTTGGATCACCTTTCTTCCAGCTATAGCGTGTGGGGCCCAAGACCCAGTACTCGCTGTCATCAAAGTGAATGCCACCATGGGGTGGGAAGAAAGCGTGGGCCAGTTCACCAGTGGGACCGTCAAAGCAGTGGTGCAGAGCAGAGACCAAGCAGTCAGTGTGGTTGACTGGGTAGAAACCTAGGGAAACACAAGGCTGCAATCACACTTGGGGGCTGGGAGGGTAGGGAGCACTTCAGACACCCACCTATCTGGAGGTCACTGGGGAGCTCAGGAGCCACTTCACGGAAGCGGAATGGGGAAACATCACTCCACATGCGAAAGGCGGCAGCCAGGCCCTGCCTTGTCTCCTCTGGGTTTAAAAGGTTCCGTGGAAAGGAGAGAATCCTGGGGGTGGGGTATTGGGAGAGTTAGTGTCTGAGTTAGGACCTGACACACCTGCCCTCCTCCCCGGGTCCACGTGGTACCTGTATGTGAGGTTGAAGTGGTTCCAACGCAGCCTGGCTGGTGTCAATGTGTAGCGGCGTCTTCTGGGTACTAGTGTGGTCAATGGACTGGGGACCTGAGCAGTGGAGACCACTGAAGGGTTTGGCGCATCCATCTTTTTCTTCACAGGAAAAGAGT harbors:
- the Mmp23b gene encoding matrix metalloproteinase-23 isoform X2, with product MRIAPQASWFTSQASSWSSPRHRVVTRAARRQPPSHSAPTLRPRSLRRTAPWGPEPDSKSAMGCRVCVDLEASGVVQQSRWFGAVLSGLCLLSVLVLLEWPWAPAETAWSAAMDAPNPSVVSTAQVPSPLTTLVPRRRRYTLTPARLRWNHFNLTYRILSFPRNLLNPEETRQGLAAAFRMWSDVSPFRFREVAPELPSDLQIGFYPVNHTDCLVSALHHCFDGPTGELAHAFFPPHGGIHFDDSEYWVLGPTRYSWKKGVWLTDLVHVAAHEIGHALGLMHSQQHQALMHINATLRGWKTLSQDELWGLHRLYGCLDRLFGCTAWARKGFCDTHQRLMKRLCPRSCDFCYEFPFPTVATTTPPTRMKTRLVREGRNMTFHCGQRILHKKGKVYWYKDQEPLEFSYPGYLALGEAQLSIIANAVNEGTYTCVVRRHQRVLTTYSWRVRVRS
- the Mmp23b gene encoding matrix metalloproteinase-23 isoform X1, yielding MRIAPQASWFTSQASSWSSPRHRVVTRAARRQPPSHSAPTLRPRSLRRTAPWGPEPDSKSAMGCRVCVDLEASGVVQQSRWFGAVLSGLCLLSVLVLLEWPWAPAETAWSAAKKMDAPNPSVVSTAQVPSPLTTLVPRRRRYTLTPARLRWNHFNLTYRILSFPRNLLNPEETRQGLAAAFRMWSDVSPFRFREVAPELPSDLQIGFYPVNHTDCLVSALHHCFDGPTGELAHAFFPPHGGIHFDDSEYWVLGPTRYSWKKGVWLTDLVHVAAHEIGHALGLMHSQQHQALMHINATLRGWKTLSQDELWGLHRLYGCLDRLFGCTAWARKGFCDTHQRLMKRLCPRSCDFCYEFPFPTVATTTPPTRMKTRLVREGRNMTFHCGQRILHKKGKVYWYKDQEPLEFSYPGYLALGEAQLSIIANAVNEGTYTCVVRRHQRVLTTYSWRVRVRS